TTTATCCAAAATCTCCGTTCTCCGTTTGGGAATATTGATACCCAGATATGCTTTGCCTTCTTTGTCCACCGAGATTGTAAGGATGTCATCCGTTGCATTCTTTTCTGCTCTTGAAGTAGGGATGTCAATCGGAACCAGTTGTGTTGGGCGGAATTTTGCCGTAAGAATGAAAAATGTAAGCAACAGGAACGCCACGTCACACATGGCGGTCATATCTACTATGGTACTTTTACGAGGTACTTTTATTTTTGGCATATTCCGTACTTTAGAATTCTAAGTATTAATGTTTTCTCGAAGCAAAAGATTGAGACAGGCTGTATCCGATCTCATCAATGCCGTATGTCAACTTATCAATTTTGCTGGTGAACAAGTTGTACATAATAATGGCAATTGCAGAAGTGAAGATACCCAGTGCGGTATTTATCAGCGCTTCGGAGATGCCGGATGCCAAAGCCGCAGGGTCCGGAGAGCCGGAAGTCGCCAATGCTGCGAATGCTTTGATCATACCTATTACCGTTCCTAACAGTGCGATTAATGTTCCCACAGAAGCGATGGTAGCTAAAATGGGCAAGTTCTGCTCCAGGGATGGTAGTTCCAAAGAGGTAGATTCTTCCACTTCCTGCTGGATAGCCAATACTTTCTTTTCCCCTTCGAGTTCGGTGTTTTTTTCCATTTCAGCGTATTTACGCAAGCCGGCCTGAACCACATTTGCTACGGAACCTTTTTGTTTGTCGCATTCAGCAATGGCACCATTGATATCGTTGGAGGCTAATTTTGATTTTACATTTTGTAAGAAAACTTCCAGGTTACCTGTTCCGGCTGCTTTGCCTATGGTCAGGTATCTTTCGATGGAAAAGGTAATTACCAGAATGAACATGGTCATCAGGAAGGGAACGATAACGCCGCCCTTGTAGATGATACCCATGTAATCGCCCGGTTTAGGCTCTTTTCTTAAAGAATCTTTAAAGTGTGATAGGTCACCGAATACCAGGTGGAATATCAACTCGGATACAATTAACGCCACGATAATAACTACGATGGGAGGTAGTTTAAATCCGCCTTTTGCGGTTTTTGCTGTTTGTCCTTGAGCCATGATTGTCAATTTAAGTTTAAAATGATGTTGATTTATTGTTTGATGAAGCCGTAAAAATAGACTATTTTTTGATTTATTGTATGAGTTCCAACGAAAAATTAGCGTTTTTATGGTACTGCTGCAGCAGGAATCTGGATTCTTTCACAAAAGTTACACAAAACCGGATAGGATTAACAGGTAATAACTTTTTGGCAGTTTGGAAATGTCCGTATTACTTTCCGATACAAAACTTCCCGAAAATGGTAGCAAGTATATCTTTATCTATATCAATCTCGCCGGTGATATTTCCTAAATGGCGAAGGGCGGTTTTAATATCCTGGGAAATTAAATCGGTTGGAATCTGTTGCTGCAGTCTCTCTATCACCCGTTCAATGGCCTGATGGGCGTTGTCCAGCGCTTCCACATGGCGGATATTGGTAATGATCACATCCTGATTGTCTTGTTTCAGGGAATTCACATAGTCCACCAGCTCTTTCTTCAGAGTGTCTAAATGGTAGTGTTCCCTGGCAGAAATGGCAATATCCGTTTCTCTTTTGGGGAATTCATCCCTGTTTCCGCTGAGGTCAATTTTATTGATAACGGTAATGATTTTTATCGTGGGGTTCTTCAGACGGATGGATGCTTCTAACGCCAAAACATCCTCGTAT
This genomic interval from Sphingobacteriales bacterium contains the following:
- a CDS encoding MotA/TolQ/ExbB proton channel family protein; the protein is MAQGQTAKTAKGGFKLPPIVVIIVALIVSELIFHLVFGDLSHFKDSLRKEPKPGDYMGIIYKGGVIVPFLMTMFILVITFSIERYLTIGKAAGTGNLEVFLQNVKSKLASNDINGAIAECDKQKGSVANVVQAGLRKYAEMEKNTELEGEKKVLAIQQEVEESTSLELPSLEQNLPILATIASVGTLIALLGTVIGMIKAFAALATSGSPDPAALASGISEALINTALGIFTSAIAIIMYNLFTSKIDKLTYGIDEIGYSLSQSFASRKH